The genome window aataataTGATAACTACATACCATTTAGCTTTTCTGATACTTCCTCCAATGTTGCGTCGCAACACGGCTCACGAGGTGGTGGCAGCACCTGCCGGGCGCTTCGTTCTTGCGCGCGCATTCGCGCCACGTTTTTTGACATCTTCCCGTGCGGGTGCATGCCAGTCAGTCAGTCGACAGCCATTCCAACGAGCGGAAGTCTTCCTCGTTTTTGACTTTGCTTTATGCGATTACGATTATAAAGTTCAAACTAATATCGCGAgtttaatattcaattaaatcGCATTTTATTCATAACCGACCCACGAGCGGTTTGCCTTTGTTGTGGCCTAGCGACGTATATACGGGACCCCACGAGTCGCGTGTTGCGTTCATCAACCGACCCACGTtcggttttcttttcttttgtcaaACTCTGAcagcaacaataaaattgaaCAATCGTGTGTGCATGTGAATGTGTGATTTGCGTGTACCGCGTGTTGCGTGCGCGCTCAACGGCGTTTTTCTTTGTGTCGACTTCACTCGCAGTTTTGTATTCTTAATCAACGTTTTTTTCTTGTGTTCTTCTTAATAAATTGGGTTTTTTATGTCTGCGGACTTTTTCCCATAAaaagtgttattttatttaacttccctcaaaaatattaaaatcagtgaaaatcgtaaaatcagtaataataaaatcattcgAATCTCAATATAGCTAAAAACTTAATTCGGTCTTGTCTGCTCTCAAGGCAAACAAAGACTTCGcgaaataacttctttttttgatgttgaaattattttgcaatttcttCATGGTGCCTCCTGTGAGGTCTTTCCTCACTATCGTTCGCGAGTGACGTCACACAAACAAGTGCCGACCCGTTGTGCGCGTGGCAACCGGTGTATCGGTGGCGATTCTGCGAAAAACTCTCGCGTCATAAAGGGCCGAAAGTTTCGTCGAGCGTGACGTCATCCAACTCTATCAACATCATCATTGTCTTGCCGCCGTCACTCCACGACCAGGTCACCTCTCCACCCAGCTGGCCATCTCGTCGTGAAGGATGTCCAGGATTGTGATTAAGATAAGTTTTTGTTTCAATTCTCTCGCCTCTATTAATCATATACTTGCATTCGTTAGATGCTCTGTTAGATCTTCCTCGCTTGCAGAAGGCGTGCGATGAGGATTTGTCATCTCTGGTGGACAACGTTCGCCAACGTCTCAATATTCTTGAGCGCTTGGGAAGAGCGCCTAGCGAAGATTTAGTTGTTAGGATAATAGAGAGGTGTCTACCTCCTGCAGTTTCTAGTAGATGGCAAGATAGACTAGAACCCAATGCTTTCCCTAAGTTGGACGATCTTCTCAAGTTTATTGACAATACAGTGTTCAAACTGCAATCTCTGCATGGCACTTCTTCGACTGCTCCCAATAGCAGAAAACGTTCTGGGGAAGCCGTTCCTCAATCGCATTCTAAGAACCCGAAACAGAACGCTCGTTCTCTGGTCACTTCTGGAGTGTCTTCAACTTCTCAAGCTTCTCAAATCACTTGTCCAAAATGCAAGGGCGAACACAATTTATTCAGATGTGTTGATTTTGAGAAGCTGTCCGTTTCAGAACGATGGAAATTCGTAAACAGCAATAAGGTGTGCCGCAATTGTCTCGGAAAACATCCTTTTCCATGCAAGAGTGAACACCGTTGCAAGAAGTGTTCGAAGGCTCATCACACAAAACTCCACAATGATAAGGGTTCTGGATCGCAGTCGTCGAAGGCGCCAGAGGCGTCAAAGACTTCTGAATCTTCAACTAAAGAGGTTCCTAATTCTTCGAATCCTCAATCATGACTCCATGGATACACATATACTTCTGTTGCTTTTCCCATGGACTCTCAATTGATGACAACTGCTGTTGTCAAGATTCAAGATTTTCGAGGAAATTTTATCGTGGCACGTGCTCTGCTTGATACCTGTTCCAACGTAAATCTAGTTTCAGAAAAATttgctaaaaaattaaatttaatagaaCATTCTTGCCTCGTTAACATAGGAGCAGTTGACCAACTGTGCACTGTTTCAAAGAGTCAAATTTCAACTACTTTGCAATCGAGTTATAACAAATTTCAAGCTAATTTACACCTTTTGCTAGTTCCGAATATCGCAGAAGCCGTGCCTAACGAAGCTTTTCCTCGCGATCGTTTTGACATCCCGAAACATATTCAACTCGCCGATCCTCAGTTTCATTTGCCTAAACCCATCGATCTGCTCCTTGCTTCTAAAACTACTTTGTCCACCTTTGCGGTAGGAGAGATTAAATTGCGTAACGAGGAAACTCGATCGGAGATCATCCTACAAAAAACTAGGTTAGGATGGTTAGTAGCTGGAGGTGTAGACCCGCTTACTTCTTCAAAACAAGCTTCATGTAACATCTTTAAAGTGGACAAACTTCTCGAACGTTtttggcaaatcgaagaaTTTCCTAATGAACCCGTAAGATCTCGGGAAGAAATAGCTTGCGAAGAGCATTACGTTGCTCACACCACTCGTGACCCTGTCTCCGGTCGATACACGGTTCGCTTACCCTTTAAGGACAACAAGTTTGAGTTAGGTAGTTCTCGATCACAGGCCCTTCGTCGTTATTATTCTCTTGAACGAAGGTTCGAGAAAGATCCTAAGTTAAAGGCTGACTATTACAAAGTTATGGAAGAATACATCACTTTAGGTCATATGACTCCTAATGACGACACCGAAGACGGCTGTTATCTGCCTCATCACGTTGTGGTCAAGGAGTCCAGCGAAACCACGCAGTATAGGGTTGTTTTCGATGCTTCCTCTAAAACTTCGACAGGCATTTCGCTTAATGATATTCTCCTTGTGGGTCCCACTATTCAAAACACCATCTTCGAGCAAGTTTTACGTTTTCGTAGCCATCTATTCGTTGTAACAGCGGACATCGAAAAGATGTACCGTCAAATTCTTGTCCATCCAGAAGATCGAAAATTCCAAAAGGTACTTTGGCCTGATCCAAAAACAGGAAAATTGAGAACTTGGGCATTAAATACCGTCACTTTTGGCATGGCTGCTGCCCCTTTCTTAGCAATACGCACAATTCATCAACTCGCTCACGATGAAGCGAAGGATTTTCCTCGAGCTAGCAAATTGCTTATTCGCGACTTTTACGTCGACGACTTTGTATCCGGAGCGGATTCGTTCGAGGAGATTTTAGCCATTCGTGACGAAATGATTGCGTTGCTGCGTCGAGGCGGTTTTCTGATTCGAAAATGGGCATCGAACCATCGATCTATTTTGGACAAAATAGATTCAGGAGTTTTCGAGTTGGATCACATGGTCAAAGAGACTCCAATCCAGAAAACGCTGGGAATCATTTGGGATTCCGAGAATgaacaattaaaatatacagtTGTAAAAATGGATAACGAGACTACTGTGACCAAGCGAAGGCTCCTATCAGAGATATCCAAGATCTTTGATCCTCTTGGATTGTTAGGACCAATTATCTTGTATGCTAAGGTGTTGATGCAAGACTGTTGGAAATCTAAGGTAAATTGGGATGAATCTCTTTCTCAGGATGTCTATACCAAATGGCATTCGTTTTCTATTCAGTTGCCTCTTCTTACGGAATTCTCAATTCCTCGCACGATTTTGATTGCGAATCCCATTAGGAGCGAGCTTCATGGATTTTGCGATGCTTGTATTTCTGGATACGGAGCATGTCTATTTGTCAAATCATCTGACGCTCTTGGACATGTCTCTATTCGATTGCTTTGCAGTAAATCTAGAGTGGCTTCTCTGAAGGGACTTACCATTCCTAAGCTAGAACTCAGCGCGGCTGTAGTTCTTCGAAAGCTCCTTTCTGAGTCTAAATCTCAACTCCATTTTTCCATTGATCAGATCTACCTTTGGTCCGATTCAACCATCGTTCTCTTTTGGTTAAAGAAATCTCCTCACGTATTGCAAACTTTCGAGGCTAATCGGGTATCGTACATCCAATCGTTACCAGACATCGTGCATTGGCGACATGTTAAGTCTGAAGACAATCCAGCTGACTCACTTTCCAGAGGCCAATTACCATCTGAATTTCTAGCTAATTCTTTGTGGAATTCTGGTCCTGATTGGTTACGTCTTCCCGAAGGAGAATGGCCTGAATCATCCACTCCTTGCTCATCGGTAACTCTAGGTCTCAAAAGGGCTGGTTGTTTTCTTACCAAGCCTGCATACAGCGAAATCTATTTGCGTTTCTCGAGTTTTGAACGATTTGTGAGGGTTGTTGCTTTTATTCTGCGTTGGAAACGAATCAGATCTCAAAAGAAACCAGAACGGTTGTTCCCAGAGATCTCCGAATCGAAGGATAGGATTTCCAAGATTCTCCAGTTGATCCGACCATTGGAGGTCTctgaattattaaattcagAAGATCAAATCATATTCATGGTTCAAtccgaaaatttttcaattgaaattcgtcaattgaaaaaatttcccaATCTCAAAACTTGGTTAGGCAGTTTACATCCTTTTATCAAAGACGACAAGTTACTTCGGGTAGGGGGTCGTTTGAAATTGTCGGATCTTCCATACAATCAAAAACATCCAGTTTTACTTCCTAGTAAACATCCGGTTACAGATATGATTATCCGCCAGGTTCATCGTGTCAATCTCCACGCTGGAATTCAATCCACTCTTTCTTCCATCAGATCGAAGTATTGGATTCTCAATGGAAAAAACCAAGTGCGGAATGTTGTTAGACATTGTGTGGAGTGTATTCGTCAACGGCCAACAATCGTTCATGCTCAAATGGCCGATCTACCCAAGACTCGAATAAATGAATCGCCAGCTTTCTCTCATGTAGGAGTAGATTTCTTTGGTCCAATcttaatcaaagaaaaaaaggatcgAAATAGGTCGTTCATCAAAACCTATGGCTGCGTTTTTGTGTGTCTAGCTTGTAAGGCCGTACATATCGAACTGGCGACCGATCTTTCCTCTGAAGGTTTCATGGCTGCCTTTGATCGGTTCATCAGCCGCAGAGGAGTCCCCGAACATGTTTATTCGGACAATGGCACTAATTTCGTTGGGGCTAGTAACGAACTTCGTGAAGTTTATGATCTTTTTGAAACTCCAGAATTTCGAAAGACAATAGGCACTTATGCCATTGCCAAACGGATAGAGTGGCATTTCAATCCACCTCTGTCTCCTCATTTCGGAGGTATTTGGGAAGCAGCTGTCAAAAGCTTCAAACACCATCTTAAGCGTGTTCTCAAGGATCAGAAACTCACTTACGAACAGATTAACACTCTTTTCATCCAAATTGAGGCAATCCTCAATTCTCGTCCTCTCTGTTCGCTTTCTACTGACCCCAACGATCCTGTGTCCATTACTCCTGCTCATCTATTAGTAGGACGTCCATTCAATGTCTTACCAGAAAAATCTGTCTTTTCAGTTCCAGGCAATCGACTCTCGACGTACAAATTCCTTACCAAAATGCGCCAGGACTTCTGGAATAAATGGCATAAGGAGTACCTGCATGAATTGCAAACCCGCCAAAAATGGCATGACTCTACTGCGGAACTCATCGTTGGATCGGTGGTGATTCTAATGGACGATATCACCTATTGTTCAAGATGGCCACTGGGTGTGATCGTCGAGGTACATCCTGGGAGTGACGGCATCGCTCGAGTAGCTTCTGTCAAGACTTCAACCGGCATCTACAAGCGTAACATCACCGGTTTGTGTATTCCTCCCACGACTTAGATTAGCAAATTGTTATGACCGTTAGCGACCGCATCGGAACCTCACCATTAGCGTCGTTTTGTAATGCCGATTTTTGCCACAGATGTGCGCGATTTGGCTTGCCATAAACGAGTTGAGCCACGTCGTATTCTGTGTAGCACCTTATATACCTGGCCCGCGAGAAGTAGATCCGGAATTTCTACTGCCAGAAGCTCAGGAGTCAAGCGCGAAGCTTGGCTTTTGCGACGCGATGCTTAATACGGAAAATTCGGGTATTAGGTTTCAAGATGGTTGAGGTTCCCTCTAGTTATTAAGTAGTATTTTATCTTCATAGGTTTAAGCTATCTCTTGTAAATATTGTTCATTAGGATAATCATCTGTGATCAACAGATCAGTCACTCCAAAGGAAACTGATCTTTTACTTGTCTAGTCTGTTCCTTGTCAAGTAAAATCAAGATTAGCGTTAAAATGTAAGTTTAACGTTTGTAAATATGTTACTGTTCGTCGATATAATTAGTTATAAACTTCATGTTGCGATTAATTAAGCATTGCTTGTATCTTTTTTGAACTCTATTTGCGTCATCTCGTAAAATTATAACTCCGATTCTGCAATCTTCCCCGGGAGTATGTTGCGTCGCAACACGGCTCACGAGGTGGTGGCAGCACCTGCCGGGCGCTTCGTTCTTGCGCGCGCATTCGCGCCACGTTTTTTGACATCTTCCCGTGCGGGTGCATGCCAGTCAGTCAGTCGACAGCCATTCCAACGAGCGGAAGTCTTCCTCGTTTTTGACTTTGCTTTATGCGATTACGATTATAAAGTTCAAACTAATATCGCGAgtttaatattcaattaaatcGCATTTTATTCATAACCGACCCACGAGCGGTTTGCCTTTGTTGTGGCCTAGCGACGTATATACGGGACCCCACGAGTCGCGTGTTGCGTTCATCAACCGACCCACGTtcggttttcttttcttttgtcaaACTGTGAcagcaacaataaaattgaaCAATCGTGTGTGCATGTGAATGTGTGATTTGCGTGTACCGCGTGTTGCGTGCGCGCTCAACGGCGTTTTTCTTTGTGTCGACTTCACTCGCAGTTTTGTATTCTTAATCAACGTTTTTTTCTTGTGTTCTTCTTAATAAATTGGGTTTTTTATGTCTGCGGACTTTTTCCCATAAaaagtgttattttatttaacttccctcaaaaatattaaaatcagtgaaaatcgtaaaatcagtaataataaaatcattcgAATCTCAATATAGCTAAAAACTTAATTCGGTCTTGTCTGCTCTCAAGGCAAACAAAGACTTCGcgaaataacttctttttttgatgttgaaattattttgcaatttcttCATCCAATAAAGTAGCTTTGATTTGCTTTGTACGCTGCTGCAATGGAATTGCATAGTTCCACAGAGAAGGTCGTTTCTCAATTTCTGCGATAAGAATTTCAACCTCGTTGTCATCTAACTGATTAGATTTGCGTTTCTTTGCACTTTTACTTTTGTTGTCTGCGGGTCCTTTCCTTGCATTGTTATCACACGTCTGTCTTGCCTGTTTTCCTTCATCTACAATACAATATATAGAAATAATAAGTCTAAAAATAACATAAGTATTAAGTGCACAGCATTAAAAATATACCTATTAATAGTCGAATATCAAAATCCTGTCTATTTGTTTCAACGACCATCATGTTGCCATCAACTATTGTTGGGACCAGCATCAACTCcttattttctagaataaaataatatttttttatgtatttatatacaggtatattgtcttttattatttaagaATAAAGATGAGAGACAAGCTATAGCA of Nasonia vitripennis strain AsymCx chromosome 4 unlocalized genomic scaffold, Nvit_psr_1.1 chr4_random0010, whole genome shotgun sequence contains these proteins:
- the LOC116417388 gene encoding uncharacterized protein LOC116417388 yields the protein MSRIKACDEDLSSLVDNVRQRLNILERLGRAPSEDLVVRIIERCLPPAVSSRWQDRLEPNAFPKLDDLLKFIDNTVFKLQSLHGTSSTAPNSRKRSGEAVPQSHSKNPKQNARSLVTSGVSSTSQASQITCPKCKGEHNLFRCVDFEKLSVSERWKFVNSNKVCRNCLGKHPFPCKSEHRCKKCSKAHHTKLHNDKGSGSQSSKAPEASKTSESSTKEVPNSSNPQS
- the LOC116417389 gene encoding uncharacterized protein LOC116417389 is translated as MDSQLMTTAVVKIQDFRGNFIVARALLDTCSNVNLVSEKFAKKLNLIEHSCLVNIGAVDQLCTVSKSQISTTLQSSYNKFQANLHLLLVPNIAEAVPNEAFPRDRFDIPKHIQLADPQFHLPKPIDLLLASKTTLSTFAVGEIKLRNEETRSEIILQKTRLGWLVAGGVDPLTSSKQASCNIFKVDKLLERFWQIEEFPNEPVRSREEIACEEHYVAHTTRDPVSGRYTVRLPFKDNKFELGSSRSQALRRYYSLERRFEKDPKLKADYYKVMEEYITLGHMTPNDDTEDGCYLPHHVVVKESSETTQYRVVFDASSKTSTGISLNDILLVGPTIQNTIFEQVLRFRSHLFVVTADIEKMYRQILVHPEDRKFQKVLWPDPKTGKLRTWALNTVTFGMAAAPFLAIRTIHQLAHDEAKDFPRASKLLIRDFYVDDFVSGADSFEEILAIRDEMIALLRRGGFLIRKWASNHRSILDKIDSGVFELDHMVKETPIQKTLGIIWDSENEQLKYTVVKMDNETTVTKRRLLSEISKIFDPLGLLGPIILYAKVLMQDCWKSKVNWDESLSQDVYTKWHSFSIQLPLLTEFSIPRTILIANPIRSELHGFCDACISGYGACLFVKSSDALGHVSIRLLCSKSRVASLKGLTIPKLELSAAVVLRKLLSESKSQLHFSIDQIYLWSDSTIVLFWLKKSPHVLQTFEANRVSYIQSLPDIVHWRHVKSEDNPADSLSRGQLPSEFLANSLWNSGPDWLRLPEGEWPESSTPCSSVTLGLKRAGCFLTKPAYSEIYLRFSSFERFVRVVAFILRWKRIRSQKKPERLFPEISESKDRISKILQLIRPLEVSELLNSEDQIIFMVQSENFSIEIRQLKKFPNLKTWLGSLHPFIKDDKLLRVGGRLKLSDLPYNQKHPVLLPSKHPVTDMIIRQVHRVNLHAGIQSTLSSIRSKYWILNGKNQVRNVVRHCVECIRQRPTIVHAQMADLPKTRINESPAFSHVGVDFFGPILIKEKKDRNRSFIKTYGCVFVCLACKAVHIELATDLSSEGFMAAFDRFISRRGVPEHVYSDNGTNFVGASNELREVYDLFETPEFRKTIGTYAIAKRIEWHFNPPLSPHFGGIWEAAVKSFKHHLKRVLKDQKLTYEQINTLFIQIEAILNSRPLCSLSTDPNDPVSITPAHLLVGRPFNVLPEKSVFSVPGNRLSTYKFLTKMRQDFWNKWHKEYLHELQTRQKWHDSTAELIVGSVVILMDDITYCSRWPLGVIVEVHPGSDGIARVASVKTSTGIYKRNITGLCIPPTT